The sequence TCGCAACCCCGATCAGCGAGTCAAAGCGCTCCCCGTCCACCCCAATGCTTTGGAGGGACAGGGAGACACCCGCTTGTGACGCTTCCTCAATGATCGTATTCAGCGCAGTCGTTTTTCCGGCATGTTTGGCTAGCCCGATCATCGCCAGCCGGCGAACCCCCGCCGCCTGTACGTGCTCATACAGCATACCGCACCACTGCCAATCAGGCGTTTGCTTCCTTATGCGGCCGCCGGTCGACCCGCTTCAATCCTTTCGGTTCGAGCCCCAGCGCCTGGTCGTTCAGCAGTTTCGCGACACCGATCGCTTCTTCTTTGTGGTGGGTGCAGCTGGGCGGGCAGCCTTTGTCTTCGTAGGTCGGTTCATGATAGACGGAAATGACGCCCTCGAAGTTGCGCAGCACCACCTTGCCGTGCCCCTGCGAAATCAGATATTGCGGCATCACCGGAATCTTGCCGCCGCCGCCCGGTGCGTCCACAACGAACGTCGGCACAGCGTAACCGGACGTATGACCACGCAGCTGTTCCATAATCTCGAGTCCTTTCGAGACGGTGGTGCGGAAATGCTGAATCCCTTCCGACAGATCGCATTGGTAAATGTAGTAGGGACGCACACGCACTTTCACCAGTTCGTGCATCAGCTTTTTCATGATGTGCGGGCAATCGTTCACTCCCCGCATCAACACCGTCTGGTTGCCAAGCGGGATGCCGGCGTCGACGATTTTTTCGCAAGCCGCTTTCGCTTCCTGCGTCAATTCGGCCGGATGGTTAAAATGGGTGTTGATCCAAATCGGGTGATATTTTCGCAGCATGTTCAACAGATTGTCGGTAATCCGCTGCGGGAAGACCACGGGCGCGCGGGTTCCGATGCGGATGATCTCTACATGCGGGATCGTCCGCAGATTGGAAATGATGTATTCGAGCGTCTTGTCGTT comes from Effusibacillus pohliae DSM 22757 and encodes:
- the kamA gene encoding lysine 2,3-aminomutase, whose amino-acid sequence is MDDLSRALDEVQQKTGRRKRHFRDIELWKDVTDEQWNDWMWQLTHTINNLEQLSKVINLTEKEIEGIKHVRETISLRITPYYAMLMDPDDPNCPIRLQAVPLSDEMTRSPYDMEDPLHEDEDAPAPGLTHRYPDRVLFLITNQCSMYCRHCTRRRFSGVPGQSVPKQQLDQAIDYIRRTPQVRDVLLSGGDGLLVNDKTLEYIISNLRTIPHVEIIRIGTRAPVVFPQRITDNLLNMLRKYHPIWINTHFNHPAELTQEAKAACEKIVDAGIPLGNQTVLMRGVNDCPHIMKKLMHELVKVRVRPYYIYQCDLSEGIQHFRTTVSKGLEIMEQLRGHTSGYAVPTFVVDAPGGGGKIPVMPQYLISQGHGKVVLRNFEGVISVYHEPTYEDKGCPPSCTHHKEEAIGVAKLLNDQALGLEPKGLKRVDRRPHKEANA